The proteins below are encoded in one region of uncultured Eubacteriales bacterium:
- a CDS encoding hypothetical protein (Evidence 5 : No homology to any previously reported sequences) codes for MAQPFQLTDEEYLALDETEFRARFRERTHHTLEIQLYAAAYRGKALTSNQADTAKRLSGLWRQRGLSETAHEYRLAQQYIALADALSQGKAVDLTPYAPQPVSPEQADAFFTILYERRSVREFTTQRVSDESIDKILNAGLWAAHSCNLQSIRYLVVREETSPGLFLGSDVPGGPVHLVVLQDSRVYKANPRNPVRNRLLDAGAAAQNLALAAHAAGLEGVWLTFNDTIIARLRSRFSLPDYIDIVTYVDVGYGDQTPLPVLRPSVADVVLGRG; via the coding sequence ATGGCCCAGCCATTTCAGCTGACAGACGAAGAATATCTCGCCCTCGACGAGACCGAGTTTCGTGCCCGCTTTCGTGAGCGCACCCATCATACGCTGGAAATCCAGCTGTACGCCGCGGCGTATAGGGGAAAGGCCCTGACCTCCAACCAGGCGGACACGGCGAAGAGACTCAGCGGACTGTGGCGGCAGCGCGGACTTTCAGAGACAGCCCACGAATACCGCCTGGCTCAGCAGTATATCGCATTGGCCGATGCGCTTTCCCAGGGCAAGGCAGTCGACCTGACTCCCTACGCCCCCCAGCCGGTATCGCCGGAACAGGCCGACGCCTTTTTCACCATCCTGTATGAGCGCCGGTCCGTGCGCGAATTCACGACCCAAAGAGTATCGGATGAAAGCATCGACAAAATTCTGAACGCGGGGCTGTGGGCGGCCCATTCCTGTAACCTGCAGTCTATCCGCTATCTGGTGGTGAGGGAGGAGACGTCCCCCGGGCTGTTTTTGGGCAGCGACGTGCCGGGCGGGCCCGTGCATCTGGTGGTGCTGCAGGACTCCCGCGTCTATAAGGCCAATCCACGCAACCCCGTGCGCAACCGCCTGCTGGATGCCGGCGCCGCCGCCCAGAACCTCGCGCTGGCTGCCCACGCAGCAGGTCTTGAGGGCGTTTGGCTGACCTTCAACGACACCATCATAGCCCGCCTGCGCAGCCGTTTTTCCCTGCCGGATTATATCGATATCGTCACCTATGTGGACGTGGGCTATGGCGACCAGACGCCGCTGCCCGTGCTGCGTCCCAGCGTCGCGGACGTGGTGCTGGGCAGAGGATAG
- a CDS encoding putative ABC-type dipeptide transport system, periplasmic component (Evidence 3 : Function proposed based on presence of conserved amino acid motif, structural feature or limited homology) yields MKFEKKRTLSLITAILTVILIFSFTGCAPAAPTATPGSAVPSTPATTSGTPTTSKVINIGITNDPATVNPLAANNVFASTASRLLFLPLAALNEDLGFTYQLAESITTEDNQLFTVKLNPNVKWTDGNPVTTDDVLFSLGIYTNPDVGAQSPSTYNTIVGTDNAGLNISGSEVPEGAKKVDDTTLTIETKYPITLDIFNLTVGQSLRTLPKHILGQEDPKSIIKSAFLQAPNVTNGPFTFKEYVAGQYLSYEANEDYYLGAPKINTLNFKILSGTQITAQLESGEIDMNFPLVGNIPYDDYERVRSLANVRTEEGIPSNVQVLFINSQVVDNVKVRQAMSLAIDRDSILQNILKGDGYITKTPVTNRIQYWNEEAAAPEYDIEKAKQLLAESGWDLSKELVFSVPTGNTTREKVGTIIAESLKSIGLNVTIQKADLATTLGNVQKSNYDLSIIGMPDVPLNIISYLRVYASTKYTWTQYSNPVADGLVDTILSSVDDQVLKSSYLELQQLIADEVPVAGLYSEHALRAINKRVTYGELKEYGALLDVEKWDVE; encoded by the coding sequence ATGAAATTCGAAAAAAAACGTACGCTATCGCTGATCACGGCGATTTTAACAGTTATCCTCATCTTCTCCTTCACCGGCTGCGCGCCGGCCGCACCCACGGCCACCCCCGGCAGCGCGGTTCCCTCCACCCCGGCGACAACCTCTGGTACGCCTACCACGTCCAAGGTGATCAACATCGGCATTACCAACGACCCCGCCACCGTCAACCCCCTGGCGGCCAACAATGTGTTTGCCTCCACCGCATCCAGGCTTCTCTTCCTGCCACTGGCAGCCCTGAACGAGGATCTGGGGTTCACGTATCAGCTGGCTGAATCCATCACCACCGAGGACAACCAGCTGTTTACTGTCAAGCTCAATCCCAACGTCAAATGGACCGATGGTAATCCCGTCACCACCGACGACGTGCTGTTTTCCCTGGGTATCTACACCAATCCCGATGTGGGGGCGCAATCTCCAAGCACCTATAACACCATCGTTGGTACCGACAATGCCGGCCTGAACATCTCCGGCTCCGAGGTGCCGGAGGGTGCGAAAAAGGTTGACGACACCACCCTCACCATTGAGACCAAATACCCCATCACCCTGGATATCTTCAACCTGACCGTCGGCCAGAGCCTACGGACTCTTCCAAAACACATCTTGGGACAGGAGGACCCCAAGAGCATCATCAAGTCCGCCTTCCTGCAGGCACCGAATGTCACCAACGGTCCCTTTACGTTTAAGGAATACGTGGCCGGTCAGTATCTCTCCTATGAGGCCAATGAGGACTATTATCTAGGAGCGCCCAAGATTAACACCCTGAACTTCAAGATCCTCAGCGGCACACAGATTACTGCCCAGCTGGAGAGCGGCGAGATCGACATGAACTTTCCGCTGGTGGGCAATATTCCCTACGACGACTATGAGCGCGTCCGCAGCCTGGCTAACGTGCGCACCGAGGAGGGCATTCCCAGCAATGTGCAGGTGCTGTTCATCAACAGCCAGGTCGTGGACAATGTAAAGGTTCGTCAGGCCATGAGCCTTGCCATAGATCGCGACAGCATCCTGCAGAACATCCTCAAGGGCGACGGCTACATCACCAAAACGCCGGTCACCAACCGTATCCAATACTGGAACGAGGAAGCCGCCGCCCCCGAATACGACATTGAGAAAGCAAAGCAGCTGCTGGCAGAGTCCGGCTGGGATCTCTCCAAGGAACTGGTCTTCTCCGTTCCCACGGGCAATACCACGCGGGAAAAGGTGGGCACCATCATCGCGGAAAGCCTCAAGTCCATCGGCCTCAACGTCACTATCCAGAAGGCCGACCTGGCAACCACCCTGGGCAATGTCCAGAAAAGCAACTATGATCTCTCCATCATTGGCATGCCTGATGTTCCTTTGAACATCATTAGCTATCTGCGCGTCTACGCCTCCACCAAATACACATGGACCCAGTACAGCAATCCTGTGGCCGACGGGCTGGTGGACACCATCCTCTCCAGCGTGGACGACCAGGTACTGAAGTCTTCCTATCTGGAACTGCAGCAGCTGATCGCCGACGAGGTGCCGGTGGCTGGTCTCTACTCTGAGCATGCGCTGCGCGCCATCAACAAGCGGGTCACCTACGGCGAACTCAAAGAGTACGGCGCGCTGCTGGATGTGGAGAAATGGGACGTAGAGTAA
- the oppD gene encoding oligopeptide transporter subunit; ATP-binding component of ABC superfamily (Evidence 2a : Function of homologous gene experimentally demonstrated in an other organism; Product type t : transporter) — MQKALLQVENLQVLFEREHDTVVAVDEMSFTVHQGTNLALVGESGSGKSVTSLACLHLLGGNGGIAQGRILFDGRDITRAGEREMQKLRGAQLSMIFQEPMTSLNPVLSIGYQLGESLRLHTDMTPAQIKVRSLELLSQMGIPNGEKVLRGYPHELSGGMRQRVMIAMALACSPKLLIADEPTTALDVTIQAQILDLLKKLQKETGITMLIITHDFGVVAEMADEVVVMYAGLAVEKGTVDELFSRPQHPYTEGLLKSIIPLDASMGSALYSIPGVVPEITRHQQCCPFYPRCPYGGDLCSQKLPPLKETSPGHFVRCFLGGNP, encoded by the coding sequence ATGCAGAAGGCTCTGTTGCAGGTGGAGAACCTGCAGGTGCTGTTTGAAAGAGAACATGACACGGTGGTGGCTGTCGACGAGATGAGCTTTACTGTGCACCAGGGTACCAACCTGGCGCTGGTGGGCGAATCAGGCAGTGGGAAAAGCGTCACGTCTCTGGCGTGTCTGCACCTGCTGGGCGGCAACGGAGGGATCGCCCAAGGGCGTATCCTGTTTGACGGCCGGGATATTACCCGCGCAGGCGAGCGGGAAATGCAGAAGCTGCGCGGCGCGCAGCTGTCCATGATCTTTCAGGAGCCGATGACCAGCCTCAACCCTGTGCTTTCCATCGGCTATCAGCTGGGCGAGTCCCTGCGCCTACATACGGACATGACCCCTGCCCAGATTAAGGTCCGCAGCCTGGAGCTGCTCTCTCAGATGGGCATCCCCAACGGGGAAAAGGTGTTGCGGGGCTACCCCCATGAGCTTTCGGGCGGCATGCGGCAGCGGGTGATGATCGCCATGGCGCTGGCCTGCAGCCCCAAGCTGCTCATCGCCGACGAGCCTACCACGGCGCTGGACGTGACCATCCAGGCGCAGATTCTGGACCTTTTAAAGAAGCTTCAAAAGGAAACGGGTATTACGATGCTGATTATCACCCACGATTTTGGTGTGGTAGCCGAAATGGCTGACGAAGTGGTGGTCATGTATGCGGGACTTGCGGTGGAAAAGGGGACTGTGGATGAGCTGTTCAGCCGCCCGCAGCACCCTTACACCGAGGGGCTGCTCAAATCCATCATTCCGCTCGACGCCTCGATGGGTTCGGCGCTCTACTCTATCCCCGGCGTTGTGCCGGAGATCACCCGGCATCAGCAATGCTGCCCCTTTTATCCCCGCTGCCCCTACGGGGGCGATCTGTGCAGCCAAAAGCTGCCCCCTCTGAAGGAAACCTCGCCCGGCCATTTCGTCCGGTGCTTCTTGGGAGGCAACCCATGA
- the oppF gene encoding oligopeptide transporter subunit; ATP-binding component of ABC superfamily (Evidence 2a : Function of homologous gene experimentally demonstrated in an other organism; Product type t : transporter): MSDAVQPLLRLENTKVYYPLRGGVFSRVTGHVKAVDDVSFSIHPHETLGLVGESGCGKSTIGRAIMRLEDITAGRILFDGEDITGHTRRHMRTVWPRMQMVFQDPYSSLNPRKTVEDTLAEILLVHRVVPPVEVDGEIDRILGLIGLNPDSKKRYPHEFSGGQRQRISIAKALTLRPKLLICDEAISALDVSIQAQILSLFQELRGKLGLTYLFIAHGLGAVKYTSDRIAVMYLGKIVEIAKTELLFSDPRHPYTQALLSAYPDPNPRNRGRNRIVLGGSVPSPADPPSGCHFRTRCPFAQPLCAESVPELAGDGDHSAACHFQISRSDWRAQP; this comes from the coding sequence ATGAGTGATGCAGTACAGCCGCTGCTGCGGCTTGAAAACACAAAAGTCTATTATCCTCTCCGGGGAGGGGTGTTTTCCCGGGTCACCGGCCATGTGAAGGCCGTGGACGACGTGTCCTTTTCCATTCATCCTCATGAAACGCTGGGCCTGGTGGGTGAATCCGGCTGTGGGAAATCCACCATCGGGCGGGCGATTATGCGCCTGGAGGACATTACCGCCGGGCGCATCCTATTTGATGGCGAGGACATTACCGGCCATACACGCAGGCACATGCGCACCGTCTGGCCCCGAATGCAGATGGTATTCCAGGACCCCTATTCCTCTCTGAACCCCCGCAAAACTGTGGAGGACACCCTGGCGGAGATTCTCCTGGTACATAGGGTCGTACCCCCGGTGGAGGTAGACGGGGAAATCGACCGAATTCTGGGGCTGATCGGCCTGAATCCGGACAGTAAAAAGCGGTATCCCCATGAGTTCTCGGGCGGACAGCGCCAGCGCATCAGCATTGCTAAAGCACTGACCCTGCGTCCGAAACTGCTGATCTGCGACGAGGCCATCTCGGCACTGGACGTCTCCATTCAGGCGCAGATCCTCAGCCTTTTTCAGGAGCTGCGGGGCAAACTGGGGCTTACCTATCTGTTCATCGCCCACGGACTTGGCGCGGTGAAATACACCAGCGACCGCATTGCTGTGATGTATCTGGGCAAAATCGTGGAAATCGCCAAAACCGAGCTGCTGTTCTCCGATCCCCGGCACCCTTACACGCAAGCGCTGCTCAGCGCCTATCCGGATCCCAATCCCCGCAACAGGGGCAGGAACCGGATCGTCCTGGGCGGCAGCGTGCCCAGTCCCGCTGACCCACCCTCCGGCTGCCATTTCCGCACCCGCTGCCCCTTCGCGCAGCCCCTGTGCGCCGAAAGCGTTCCGGAACTTGCGGGGGATGGGGACCATAGCGCCGCCTGCCATTTTCAAATCAGCCGCAGCGACTGGAGGGCGCAGCCATGA
- the appB gene encoding Oligopeptide transport system permease protein AppB, protein MKNYLIRRILIAIPILLGITFVSFFIITLAPGSPVDLMVSPDMTEEARLAMEHSMGLDAPLHSQYLTWLSNLLRGDLGYSYSSYRPVAQIIGERLPATFLLMGTSLLIGLLVAVPLGILSALKQHSVFDYLATFVAFFGVSAPNFFLGLGLIFLFSVKLGVLPSSGMFTLGGGGGVGDVIRHMVLPCTVLAVNISGRFIRYVRSAMLEVLGQDYLRTATAKGVRYWGRITVHALRNALLPLITLIGLEIPALLGGAVVTEQIFVWPGVGRLTMDSILIRDYPVLMGLNLMAAVMVLLSSLLTDVIYAVADPRIKYR, encoded by the coding sequence ATGAAAAATTATCTGATCCGCAGGATCCTGATTGCCATCCCGATTCTGCTGGGTATTACCTTTGTATCCTTTTTCATCATTACCCTTGCGCCGGGCAGCCCGGTGGATCTGATGGTCAGCCCCGATATGACCGAGGAGGCCCGCCTTGCCATGGAGCACTCCATGGGGCTGGACGCCCCTCTTCACAGCCAGTACCTGACCTGGCTTTCCAACCTGCTGCGGGGGGATCTGGGCTATTCCTACAGCTCCTACCGCCCGGTGGCTCAGATCATAGGTGAGCGGCTGCCCGCCACTTTTCTGCTGATGGGGACGTCGCTGCTGATCGGACTTCTGGTAGCCGTACCGTTGGGTATACTCAGCGCGCTGAAACAGCACTCTGTTTTTGACTATCTGGCTACCTTCGTCGCCTTTTTCGGGGTTTCGGCGCCCAACTTCTTTCTGGGGCTAGGTCTGATCTTCCTGTTCAGTGTCAAGCTGGGGGTTCTTCCCTCCAGCGGGATGTTTACGCTGGGGGGCGGGGGTGGAGTGGGAGATGTCATACGCCATATGGTGCTGCCCTGCACGGTGTTGGCGGTGAACATCTCGGGCCGCTTCATCCGTTATGTGCGCTCGGCCATGCTGGAGGTACTGGGGCAGGACTATCTGCGCACTGCCACAGCCAAGGGAGTGCGCTACTGGGGCCGCATCACCGTCCATGCGCTGCGCAACGCGCTGCTGCCCCTCATCACCCTTATTGGCCTTGAGATCCCGGCGCTGCTGGGCGGGGCCGTCGTGACCGAGCAGATCTTCGTGTGGCCCGGCGTGGGCCGGCTGACCATGGACTCCATCCTTATCCGCGACTACCCGGTGCTGATGGGACTGAATTTGATGGCCGCGGTGATGGTGCTCCTGTCCAGTTTGCTTACGGATGTCATCTACGCGGTGGCCGATCCCCGGATCAAATACAGGTAA
- the dppC gene encoding dipeptide transporter; membrane component of ABC superfamily (Evidence 2a : Function of homologous gene experimentally demonstrated in an other organism; PubMedId : 7536291; Product type t : transporter): MSGKTKRKGGRSTENALRIWRRFCRHRLAVAGLVIILLIVLCAVFASQISPFNPYEISYTFEASPDGVHLLGTDQVGRDVLSRLIFASRVSLLVGLGTVAFTTLLGLVLGLVSGWYGGAADFLIMRIADVFMSFPMLLLIMVISSIVGPGLDRIVFIMGILGWPSVARLVRGNVLSIRQADYAKSAVALGFSTPRILLRHVLPNTLGPILVQATFGIAQAIIMESALSFLGMGVNPPTASWGNMLTDAQSLTTLTEKPWLWVPPGIMILLCVLAFNFVGDGLRDALDPKTNK, translated from the coding sequence TTGTCCGGAAAAACAAAGCGAAAGGGCGGCCGCTCCACCGAAAACGCGCTGCGGATCTGGAGACGGTTTTGCCGGCACAGGCTGGCGGTGGCAGGGCTCGTCATCATCCTGCTGATCGTTCTGTGCGCGGTCTTCGCCAGCCAGATATCGCCCTTTAATCCCTATGAAATCAGCTATACCTTTGAGGCCTCGCCTGACGGGGTGCATCTGCTGGGAACAGACCAGGTTGGCCGGGATGTACTGAGCCGCCTTATATTCGCCTCACGGGTTTCCCTTCTGGTAGGGCTGGGGACCGTGGCGTTCACCACGCTGCTTGGCCTTGTGCTGGGCCTCGTATCGGGCTGGTACGGGGGCGCGGCAGACTTCCTCATCATGAGAATTGCCGACGTTTTCATGTCCTTTCCCATGCTGCTGCTGATCATGGTGATCAGCAGCATCGTTGGCCCCGGGCTGGACCGGATCGTCTTTATCATGGGCATACTGGGCTGGCCCTCCGTGGCACGGCTGGTACGGGGCAATGTGCTGTCCATCCGACAGGCGGACTACGCCAAGTCCGCTGTGGCGCTGGGCTTTTCCACGCCGCGCATCCTGCTGCGGCACGTGCTGCCCAATACCCTGGGACCGATCCTGGTACAGGCCACCTTCGGTATCGCCCAGGCCATCATTATGGAGTCGGCGCTGAGCTTTCTGGGCATGGGCGTCAATCCGCCCACGGCCAGCTGGGGGAATATGCTCACCGACGCCCAGTCCCTTACCACCCTGACCGAAAAGCCGTGGCTCTGGGTCCCACCGGGAATCATGATCCTGCTTTGCGTGCTGGCCTTCAATTTTGTGGGGGACGGCCTGCGTGACGCGCTGGATCCAAAAACAAATAAATAG
- a CDS encoding conserved hypothetical protein (Evidence 4 : Homologs of previously reported genes of unknown function): protein MSELIDIESGIHAQSVESWHHLHQNPELSMREYNTADYIERALRETTGVDRVKRVGETGVWAELVGTAPRQGPERTLVLRGDMDALPIQEKNELPFRSAVPGVMHACGHDVHTVSLLASVGILEQYRDRIPGTVWFFFQPGEEVMGGALTFLADTEIDFGRVTGALGIHVAGNLEAGKIRLKEGPVLASADALHFRILGESGHAAYPTAARDAIVAAANLIVQLQTLVSREVDATDSAVLTLGRIAGGTKDNIIAQEVRIDGTLRTLSKEVRAHLQQAIRRICDGIELSLRVTIELEIEQGSVPLVNDGAFVRLAERAAKKALGEDSVSWSDVPGLAGEDFAYFLDRVPGAFVFIGSQTPGGPPAKGHTPEFYTDKDALRVGSLLLSSVALEFFGVDY from the coding sequence ATGAGCGAGCTGATAGACATAGAGAGCGGCATCCATGCGCAAAGCGTGGAAAGCTGGCACCATCTGCACCAAAATCCCGAGCTCAGCATGAGAGAATACAACACCGCCGACTACATCGAACGGGCCCTGAGGGAGACCACCGGAGTGGATAGGGTTAAGCGGGTGGGCGAAACCGGTGTCTGGGCCGAGCTGGTCGGAACAGCCCCCCGGCAGGGGCCGGAGAGAACATTGGTGCTGCGGGGTGATATGGACGCGCTGCCCATTCAGGAGAAAAACGAGCTCCCCTTCCGCTCCGCCGTCCCCGGCGTAATGCACGCCTGCGGACACGATGTACACACCGTTTCGCTGCTGGCCTCCGTTGGAATACTGGAGCAGTACCGGGACCGGATTCCGGGAACGGTCTGGTTCTTTTTCCAGCCCGGCGAGGAGGTGATGGGCGGGGCGCTGACTTTCCTTGCAGACACTGAGATCGACTTCGGACGGGTAACCGGCGCATTAGGCATTCATGTGGCCGGCAATCTGGAGGCAGGTAAAATCCGTCTGAAGGAGGGACCCGTGCTGGCCAGCGCGGACGCACTGCATTTCCGCATCCTGGGGGAGAGTGGACACGCCGCCTACCCCACCGCGGCCAGGGACGCCATCGTAGCCGCAGCTAACCTAATCGTCCAGCTGCAGACGCTGGTCTCCCGGGAGGTTGACGCCACCGATTCTGCAGTGCTCACGCTGGGGCGAATTGCAGGGGGCACCAAGGATAATATTATTGCGCAAGAGGTGCGTATAGACGGCACTCTCCGCACCTTAAGCAAGGAGGTCAGGGCCCATCTGCAGCAGGCCATCCGGCGCATCTGCGACGGGATCGAGCTGTCTCTTCGGGTCACTATTGAGCTGGAAATCGAGCAGGGCTCCGTGCCGCTGGTCAACGACGGCGCATTCGTTAGGCTGGCCGAACGGGCCGCCAAAAAGGCGCTGGGGGAGGACAGCGTGTCCTGGTCGGACGTCCCCGGTCTTGCCGGGGAGGATTTTGCCTATTTTCTGGATCGTGTGCCAGGCGCCTTCGTATTCATCGGCTCTCAGACCCCCGGCGGGCCTCCGGCCAAGGGCCACACGCCTGAATTTTATACCGACAAGGACGCTCTGCGGGTAGGCTCGCTCCTGCTCAGCAGCGTGGCCCTGGAGTTTTTCGGGGTAGACTACTAA
- a CDS encoding ErfK/YbiS/YcfS/YnhG family protein, producing MFLIIRKRALYFILLLCVLIFIFGNSILIMAVHKNITEHKYTILIEIDEKKLYLFEDGQFIKEYTIASGAQNTPSPIGTWKIKDKGKWGKGFGGYWMGLDVPWGTYGIHGTTREWSIGRAASHGCIRMYNRDIKELYNTVPIDTPVIITNGTFGPFGTGFRDLKPGDRGSDVLAVQERLKELRYFDGKLSGIYGENLKDAVNRFQADNNISIKDTITREDYGAMGLIEFE from the coding sequence GTGTTTTTAATCATAAGAAAGAGAGCTTTGTATTTTATTCTGCTTTTATGCGTTTTAATATTTATTTTTGGCAATAGTATTTTGATTATGGCGGTCCATAAAAATATTACAGAGCATAAGTATACTATTTTAATTGAGATTGATGAGAAAAAGCTATATTTATTTGAAGATGGTCAGTTCATAAAGGAGTATACAATAGCGTCTGGCGCACAGAATACGCCCTCGCCCATTGGTACATGGAAAATAAAAGATAAGGGGAAATGGGGAAAAGGATTTGGGGGGTATTGGATGGGGCTGGATGTGCCATGGGGAACGTATGGGATACATGGAACAACAAGAGAGTGGTCTATTGGAAGGGCTGCTAGTCATGGGTGTATTAGGATGTACAACAGGGATATAAAAGAATTATACAATACTGTCCCAATAGACACACCCGTTATAATAACTAATGGAACTTTTGGCCCATTTGGAACAGGCTTTAGAGATTTAAAGCCGGGAGATAGGGGATCAGATGTATTAGCTGTTCAGGAAAGGCTTAAAGAACTGCGCTATTTCGATGGGAAATTATCCGGAATATATGGAGAAAATTTAAAAGATGCTGTTAACAGGTTTCAGGCGGATAATAATATTAGTATCAAGGATACAATTACCCGTGAGGACTATGGTGCTATGGGCCTCATAGAATTCGAATGA
- a CDS encoding conserved hypothetical protein (Evidence 4 : Homologs of previously reported genes of unknown function) produces the protein MSKYGNRKTAVNGITFDSAKEAGRYQELMLLLRAGEIEDLRLQPEYTIQEAFKTPDGTSVRALRYRADFSYRLLVREGPDTRRETVVEDIKGFRTKEYEIKKKLLAGMGILVHEV, from the coding sequence ATGAGCAAATACGGCAACAGAAAGACCGCGGTAAACGGCATTACATTTGACAGCGCAAAGGAGGCGGGGCGGTATCAAGAACTGATGCTCCTTCTCCGGGCGGGCGAGATAGAAGATCTTCGGTTACAGCCTGAGTATACCATTCAGGAGGCATTCAAGACGCCGGACGGCACAAGCGTTAGAGCGCTGAGATACCGGGCCGATTTTTCGTACAGGCTGTTGGTGCGGGAAGGCCCTGACACGCGGCGCGAGACGGTAGTTGAGGACATAAAGGGGTTCCGCACAAAGGAGTACGAAATCAAGAAAAAGCTCCTCGCTGGGATGGGAATCTTGGTGCATGAAGTATGA
- a CDS encoding hypothetical protein (Evidence 5 : No homology to any previously reported sequences) yields the protein MILKPEKAAHSDNDKSAEEIVRGLLAECEDCSERTADGGCDAIYYCATRDAAAKITELNDFASSQCAKLMGRVAELEGQLEAQGINAATDAVKLINEMERYKHLCNATEAQLAASQQRERAAVECIGEIEKCNYIPSDESTYARLGRIAVIIGAWRGPQEAGEGGWDG from the coding sequence ATGATATTGAAGCCAGAAAAAGCCGCTCACAGTGACAACGACAAGAGCGCAGAGGAGATTGTGCGGGGGCTGCTTGCGGAGTGCGAGGATTGCTCCGAGCGTACAGCGGACGGAGGGTGCGATGCAATTTATTATTGCGCAACCCGAGACGCCGCCGCAAAAATCACCGAGCTAAACGATTTTGCATCCAGCCAGTGCGCCAAGCTGATGGGGCGGGTTGCGGAGCTGGAGGGGCAGCTAGAGGCGCAGGGCATCAATGCGGCAACCGATGCCGTAAAGCTCATTAACGAGATGGAGCGGTACAAGCACCTGTGCAACGCCACGGAGGCCCAGCTCGCCGCCTCCCAGCAGCGGGAGAGGGCGGCGGTGGAGTGCATCGGGGAGATCGAAAAGTGCAACTATATCCCGAGCGACGAATCCACATACGCCAGGCTGGGAAGGATCGCGGTCATCATTGGCGCGTGGCGCGGCCCGCAAGAGGCCGGGGAGGGGGGGTGGGATGGATAA
- a CDS encoding conserved hypothetical protein (Evidence 4 : Homologs of previously reported genes of unknown function): MAKDSQLDPKEVRKLKSKGGPTFAESSLDGESRNPKKQSGNRHNPGDDKK; encoded by the coding sequence ATGGCAAAAGACAGCCAACTCGATCCCAAAGAGGTACGCAAACTAAAATCCAAAGGCGGCCCTACATTTGCCGAGAGTTCACTTGATGGGGAGAGCCGAAATCCCAAAAAACAATCCGGCAACCGCCACAATCCCGGGGACGATAAGAAGTAG
- a CDS encoding hypothetical protein (Evidence 5 : No homology to any previously reported sequences) encodes MKDLVRMIASILNDRAGVFVSMLRFALDLRNGVGFIFGEMRDMVALCTMRRLRVRTAHTCFGHQNHLVDRVPQKNKIM; translated from the coding sequence GTGAAAGACCTTGTTAGGATGATCGCTTCCATCCTCAATGATCGGGCGGGCGTTTTCGTGTCCATGCTTCGCTTTGCCTTGGATTTGCGGAACGGGGTGGGCTTCATTTTTGGGGAAATGCGAGATATGGTTGCTCTCTGTACCATGCGGCGCCTTAGGGTCAGGACGGCGCATACCTGCTTTGGCCATCAAAATCACCTCGTTGATAGGGTGCCACAAAAGAATAAAATCATGTAG